The proteins below are encoded in one region of Myxococcales bacterium:
- a CDS encoding tRNA 5-hydroxyuridine modification protein YegQ, with protein MKPELLCPAGSRKSMRYAYAYGADAVYIGQPRYSLRVRENEFFKLAVIDEAVTEAHRQQKKVYIASNIAPHNAKVRSYLRDMEPVIAMKPDALIMSDPGLIMMVRERWPDVPVHLSVQANTVNFAAVKFWQKLGLERIILSRELSLEEIAEIRQECPDMELEVFVHGALCIAYSGRCLLSGYMANRDPNQGACTNACRWKYQATEAVQTEEGNYVPTGAEEQEGLKQEHSCCKEGEHDLPGKDKVFLLQEKMRPDEVMPAWEDEHGTYIMNSKDLRAIQHVRKLVELGIDSLKIEGRTKSHYYAARTAQAYRKAIDDAVAGQAFDESLMDSLDGLANRGYTDAFYERHRPNQLQNYDMGNSNQKSRQFVGELVEQRDGLGRVEVKNQFRVGDQLELMTPTSTVNFVLEQMKDKSGKDIELVSGSGQQVDILLPQKMDLDFGLLTVSR; from the coding sequence ATGAAACCTGAACTTCTTTGTCCGGCGGGTAGCAGGAAATCCATGCGTTATGCTTATGCTTATGGAGCGGATGCCGTTTACATTGGCCAGCCGCGCTATAGCTTGCGTGTTAGGGAAAACGAATTTTTCAAGCTTGCGGTGATTGATGAAGCGGTCACTGAAGCACATCGTCAACAGAAGAAAGTTTATATTGCATCGAATATCGCGCCGCATAATGCAAAGGTGCGAAGTTATTTGCGCGATATGGAGCCGGTGATTGCGATGAAACCGGATGCGTTGATTATGTCTGATCCGGGGCTCATCATGATGGTGCGCGAACGGTGGCCTGATGTGCCGGTGCATCTTTCGGTGCAGGCCAATACCGTTAACTTTGCTGCGGTTAAGTTTTGGCAGAAGCTGGGGCTTGAACGCATTATTCTATCGCGCGAGCTTTCCCTTGAGGAGATTGCTGAAATCAGGCAGGAGTGCCCTGATATGGAGCTTGAGGTTTTTGTGCATGGCGCGCTCTGCATTGCCTATTCTGGGCGTTGTTTGCTTTCAGGATACATGGCGAACCGCGATCCAAACCAAGGCGCGTGTACCAATGCTTGCCGCTGGAAGTATCAAGCGACTGAGGCTGTGCAGACTGAAGAAGGTAATTATGTGCCGACGGGCGCGGAGGAGCAGGAGGGTTTGAAACAGGAGCACTCGTGCTGCAAAGAGGGTGAACATGACCTGCCGGGCAAGGACAAAGTGTTTTTGCTTCAAGAAAAGATGCGCCCTGATGAGGTGATGCCAGCCTGGGAAGATGAGCATGGCACCTACATCATGAACTCCAAAGATTTGCGCGCTATTCAGCACGTGCGAAAGCTTGTTGAGCTTGGTATCGATTCGCTTAAGATCGAAGGGCGCACCAAGTCGCATTATTACGCGGCACGTACGGCACAAGCGTATCGAAAAGCGATCGATGATGCAGTAGCGGGTCAGGCTTTTGATGAAAGCTTGATGGATTCTTTGGACGGGCTTGCCAATCGCGGTTACACCGATGCCTTTTATGAGCGTCATCGACCCAATCAGCTTCAGAACTACGACATGGGCAACTCGAATCAAAAAAGCAGACAATTTGTTGGCGAACTTGTCGAGCAACGCGATGGCTTAGGGCGCGTCGAAGTGAAGAACCAGTTTCGCGTGGGCGATCAGCTTGAGCTCATGACACCCACCAGTACTGTTAATTTTGTCCTGGAACAGATGAAGGACAAAAGCGGAAAAGATATCGAACTTGTGAGTGGCTCGGGGCAGCAAGTGGATATATTGCTCCCTCAGAAGATGGATCTCGATTTTGGACTTCTCACGGTTTCACGTTGA